GCTCGGCCAGGCTGGCGAGCGGATGTTCGCGGGTGAGCTCGAGCCAGTTGCGCACAAACGCGACGGTCCCGGGTTTGATCGGCATGCCCCGAGTGAGCTCGAGCCGGGCAAAGAAGTCCTCTATCGGCCAGGCAAAGCGGTCGACCTCACTATCGAGCTGGCGCGCCCATTCGGCGAAGCGGCCGCGATAGTCCTCGACCGGGTTCGCCACCCGGTCGAGCCCAGCGGCCTCGTAGCTTTCGGCGATGAGCAGATTGTAGAGCAGCTGCACGCCGTGAATTACTGCCGAGAACGTCTGCGCGTGGTTGAGGAGCGCCTTCGCATCGCCCGTCGCGGTCTGCGCTGCGTTGGTTTTCCAGGGAAACCGGCTGTCGTCGTCGGGGCGAACGTGCAGAAAGTGCGCGAGCAGCGTGCCGTCGGTTTCCATGACGATGCGGTCACGCAGCCAGGATGCTTCATGGTGCGTGAGCGCGAATCCTCCGGGCACTTGGCCGGGGAAGCCCTGCGGTGCGGGCGGAATCTCGGCCGACCAGGCTCGGTGCTGCGAAGTCATTTCCTCGTCGCCGGCGATGGTGTGCTGTGGCGAATTCGCGGTGTCGCTGCGGCTTGCGGCAGCGTCACTGCGAATGCCGTAGCGGCCGAGTGCGCTCCAGTAGATCGATGACGGCAGCATCTTGACCGCGCCGCCGGCTTGGCCGCCAATGAGGCCGGCGCTATCGCGGCTGGCTGCAAGCGCCGGTATGAGCTTGCGCTCGAGGCGTTTCGCCTGCGCCGCGGGGTCGGTTTTGTCAGCGGATGCGAGTTGATAGATCCACGGCACGAACAGCAGGTACTTCGCGCGGGTGTGCAGGGTCGAGCTGCCAGGAAATAGCGCGTCGCCGAGGGCATCGCGGATTTGCCCGAAGCCGAGCTCGTCACGGCTGTCGCGGTCGGTGAACAGGCTCACGATGTCGCGCATCCGCTGCTGCTCTGCGGCGGATGCGTCAAGCCACGCGATGAGTTCTGGCATCGCTACTGTTCCTTCGAACTCCCAGCACTCCCGAAACCCCACCTTCGAACGTCACCACAAGCTCATCGCGCGCACGCGTCGCGGCGACATAGAGCAGCGCGGCCTCGTGCATCCGATGTTCCTGCGCGATCGCCTCGGTCGCGTCGCGGCGCAGCGGCACGGGGAACCGACCTTCAGAGATGTCGTAGAGCAGCACCCGCGAGAACTCGTGGCCCTTCGACTGGTGCATCGTCATGGTCGTCAGGGCACCAGCCTGCGGCTCGTCAGCTGGCGTGACGAATCGCGCTGCGATGCCCTGGTCGCCAAGCATCGTCGCGATGTTCTGCGCATCCCGCCGCGAGCGCGCGAGCACCGCGACGGTCGACGGCGCGACGCCCTCGTCGATCCATTCGCGCACGACGCGCAGCACCGTATCCACCTGCGCGCCAGCCGCCTCGACCAGCCGCGGCTCGGGGCCGCGGCGCGCCGAGAGATACCCCGACACGTCTTCGCGCGAGCCCTCGCCCGTCACCCATTCTTCGCCCTCGAGCGCCCGCAGCGCGAAGTCGAGGGTCTCTTG
The Gulosibacter sediminis genome window above contains:
- a CDS encoding DUF6361 family protein, with the translated sequence MPELIAWLDASAAEQQRMRDIVSLFTDRDSRDELGFGQIRDALGDALFPGSSTLHTRAKYLLFVPWIYQLASADKTDPAAQAKRLERKLIPALAASRDSAGLIGGQAGGAVKMLPSSIYWSALGRYGIRSDAAASRSDTANSPQHTIAGDEEMTSQHRAWSAEIPPAPQGFPGQVPGGFALTHHEASWLRDRIVMETDGTLLAHFLHVRPDDDSRFPWKTNAAQTATGDAKALLNHAQTFSAVIHGVQLLYNLLIAESYEAAGLDRVANPVEDYRGRFAEWARQLDSEVDRFAWPIEDFFARLELTRGMPIKPGTVAFVRNWLELTREHPLASLAEHDDARRLVRRRERTNKPTLYRIDASRKRLSMWGGGSQSGRIGYRWAYVRRILADIHNGLDQAIEVTDA